In Ignavibacteriales bacterium, the following proteins share a genomic window:
- a CDS encoding TIGR01777 family oxidoreductase, which translates to MQKKVILTGATGLVGKYLFNELKIRGDEITVFVRNPAAAKKILPDAVAYIEWDYLKPINWEKIIDGKGAIIHLAGAAIGGRRWTKNIKAEIIESRIRSTQELVTAIGKVENRPEVLICASAIGYYGASDSNIFTEESPGGTDFLADVCKKWEEAAARVENFGIRRVNIRTGLVFGKNEGALAKMILPYQLFIGGPLGSGKQWISWIHIKDLVNIYLKCLDDENFSGPVNAVAPNFVTMKEFSRMIGEAIHRPAYLNIPEFVFKIFFGEASKLITTGQKVIPQKLLQNGYQFKYNNLNDALKNLLCK; encoded by the coding sequence ATGCAAAAGAAAGTTATTCTTACCGGTGCTACGGGATTAGTCGGAAAATATCTTTTTAATGAATTAAAAATACGCGGTGATGAAATAACAGTCTTTGTTCGTAATCCGGCGGCAGCTAAAAAGATACTCCCAGATGCAGTTGCTTATATTGAATGGGACTATTTAAAACCGATCAATTGGGAAAAAATAATTGATGGCAAAGGCGCAATAATTCATTTAGCTGGCGCTGCAATTGGTGGTAGAAGATGGACTAAAAATATAAAAGCGGAAATAATTGAAAGTAGAATTAGAAGCACACAAGAATTGGTAACTGCAATTGGTAAAGTAGAAAATAGACCAGAAGTTTTAATATGCGCTTCCGCTATTGGATATTATGGCGCATCAGATTCAAATATATTTACAGAAGAAAGTCCAGGGGGAACAGATTTTTTAGCTGATGTTTGTAAAAAATGGGAGGAAGCGGCAGCCCGAGTGGAAAATTTTGGAATAAGAAGAGTAAACATTCGCACCGGTCTTGTATTTGGAAAAAATGAAGGAGCACTTGCAAAAATGATTTTGCCGTATCAATTATTTATTGGTGGTCCTTTAGGCAGCGGTAAACAGTGGATTTCCTGGATTCATATTAAAGATTTGGTTAACATTTATCTGAAGTGCCTTGACGATGAAAATTTTTCCGGACCAGTAAATGCAGTGGCGCCAAATTTTGTTACAATGAAGGAATTTTCACGAATGATTGGTGAAGCAATACATCGCCCTGCTTATTTAAATATTCCGGAATTTGTATTTAAAATATTTTTTGGTGAAGCATCAAAATTAATAACAACAGGACAAAAAGTTATACCGCAAAAATTATTACAAAATGGCTATCAATTTAAGTACAACAATTTAAATGATGCTCTAAAAAATTTATTGTGCAAATAA
- a CDS encoding DUF5686 family protein, translating to MKTFIVPILFFILCGVIFPQQFHLEGKVFGEKKSNPLSFVNVRVLNSMYGTTTNSEGKYQLKLKAGNYKLVASFIGYISDTISLNVNKNFSEVDFYLKPTSLHTEEVVVLPGKNPALEIIRKAIEKKNSRIAKINSYEFLAYTKGVIRSDQDMNAGDNSVSLGLGRSSDTSKLNIQGILENQSHGFFKKPDYYKEFIIAQKQSSNFPASVNTLTGGRIIQNFYSNDIKFFNRPLTSPLADNALKYYYYYIYDTLAIDKEKVFQIYFEPDYKSDPGFTGYLFITDSTFNLIKVDVELNRAANVGGIFEKVNIFQQFVPYGDDIYMPIDYRLFIKANVLGLVRIGLEVNTILYDYKINSEITDNFFDKAILTVETGADKKDSTYWKNSLTIPTTDEELKAYKAIDSIKSIPKSFWDNFPGNLLSTQINLNDNFSISGPLSFYHFNRVEGHALDFGFYSSQLFDKRFNSNLNFNYGFSDKKFKTDLAASYLLGDYRTYKLSFNAFNKMAVLFPESDEYNDLTSTVLALFSKYEFRNYYYTKGIDFKISGEVFPILNLGLGFIAHKDDSAQVNTNYSFFRKDKKWKDNQKIYNTNINAVTFSFGLDFRNFIEDGYFRRRVSQGNSYIKIGGDVLISDSKTLKSDMDFKKYSLTIDGTLNTFNSAKFVFKYFTNYSYGPVPSQMMYALPGNIDIVSKNWTFRTVGVGEYFGDRVTTLFIEHQFGDELFRLLRIPTIEDLELQLTGFFNVGWIDVSSESKNILPSVNKSFIKPLMEAGFSIGHVLFPLRLEFTWRLNYTEKNKFVIGLNTFIF from the coding sequence TTGAAAACATTCATTGTACCTATTTTGTTCTTTATACTTTGCGGCGTCATTTTCCCACAGCAATTTCATTTGGAGGGAAAAGTATTTGGTGAAAAGAAAAGTAACCCGCTTAGTTTTGTAAATGTACGGGTATTAAATTCGATGTATGGCACAACCACAAACAGTGAAGGAAAATATCAGCTAAAACTAAAAGCCGGAAACTACAAATTGGTTGCTTCATTTATTGGATACATTTCTGATACAATATCGCTAAACGTGAACAAAAATTTTTCAGAAGTTGATTTCTATCTTAAACCGACTTCTCTTCACACTGAAGAAGTAGTTGTATTACCAGGAAAAAATCCTGCTCTTGAAATTATCCGGAAAGCAATTGAAAAGAAAAATTCCAGAATTGCAAAAATTAATAGCTATGAATTTCTGGCTTACACCAAAGGAGTAATCCGTTCAGATCAAGATATGAATGCTGGGGATAATTCCGTTTCACTTGGTTTGGGAAGAAGTTCAGACACATCCAAACTGAACATACAGGGAATATTAGAAAACCAGAGCCATGGATTTTTTAAGAAACCAGATTATTATAAAGAATTTATTATTGCCCAAAAGCAAAGTTCTAACTTTCCAGCGTCTGTTAATACACTTACCGGTGGAAGAATAATCCAAAACTTTTACAGCAACGATATAAAGTTTTTTAATCGCCCTCTAACCAGTCCACTGGCAGATAATGCGTTGAAGTATTATTACTATTACATTTACGATACGCTTGCCATCGATAAGGAAAAAGTTTTTCAAATTTATTTTGAGCCGGATTATAAAAGTGATCCCGGATTTACAGGATATCTTTTTATTACCGATAGCACATTTAACTTAATCAAGGTAGATGTTGAGTTAAACAGAGCAGCCAACGTAGGTGGAATTTTCGAAAAGGTAAATATCTTTCAACAGTTTGTACCTTATGGTGATGATATTTATATGCCGATAGATTACCGGCTTTTTATTAAGGCTAATGTTTTAGGATTGGTAAGAATTGGTTTAGAAGTAAATACAATTCTTTACGATTACAAAATTAACTCCGAAATAACAGACAACTTTTTTGATAAAGCAATTCTTACTGTGGAAACCGGCGCCGATAAAAAAGATTCCACTTATTGGAAGAATTCGTTAACAATTCCAACTACAGATGAAGAACTTAAAGCTTACAAAGCTATTGATAGCATCAAATCAATTCCAAAAAGTTTTTGGGATAATTTTCCCGGTAATTTGCTTAGCACACAAATAAATCTTAATGATAATTTTTCAATCAGTGGTCCGCTTTCATTTTACCATTTTAACCGGGTAGAAGGGCACGCTTTAGATTTTGGATTTTACTCCAGCCAGCTTTTTGATAAACGTTTTAATTCGAACCTGAATTTTAATTATGGCTTTTCTGATAAAAAATTTAAAACGGATTTAGCTGCATCATATCTTCTTGGAGATTACAGAACTTATAAACTTTCTTTTAACGCATTTAACAAGATGGCTGTACTTTTTCCAGAATCTGATGAATACAACGATCTGACTTCAACTGTGCTGGCATTATTCAGCAAATATGAATTCAGAAATTATTATTACACAAAAGGAATAGATTTTAAAATTTCCGGCGAGGTTTTTCCAATCTTGAATTTAGGACTTGGTTTTATCGCTCACAAAGATGATAGTGCTCAAGTTAATACTAATTATTCATTCTTTAGAAAAGATAAAAAGTGGAAAGACAACCAGAAAATTTATAATACAAACATCAATGCGGTAACTTTCAGTTTCGGTTTGGATTTCAGAAACTTTATTGAAGATGGTTACTTCCGCAGGAGAGTTTCCCAGGGGAATTCATATATTAAAATCGGTGGAGATGTTTTAATTAGCGATTCCAAAACTCTTAAGAGTGATATGGATTTTAAGAAATATTCTTTAACTATTGATGGAACGTTAAATACATTTAATTCAGCAAAATTTGTCTTCAAATATTTTACAAATTATTCTTATGGACCAGTTCCGTCTCAAATGATGTATGCCTTACCTGGCAATATTGATATCGTTTCTAAGAATTGGACATTTAGAACTGTTGGTGTTGGAGAATATTTTGGAGATAGGGTAACTACATTATTTATTGAGCATCAATTCGGAGATGAATTATTCAGACTTCTAAGGATCCCAACGATAGAGGATCTTGAACTTCAGCTTACTGGATTTTTTAACGTCGGGTGGATTGATGTTTCGTCTGAATCAAAAAATATTTTACCAAGCGTTAACAAATCGTTCATCAAACCGCTGATGGAAGCTGGATTTAGTATTGGACATGTTTTATTTCCGTTACGGCTGGAATTTACCTGGCGA